One window from the genome of Kaistella carnis encodes:
- a CDS encoding SIMPL domain-containing protein — protein MNRSIIAITIAALGFIIGLGLLGSAVKNRNKADNTISVTGLGTNKFTSDLIAWSGNFSRNSFELKSAYDELANDKKVIENYLISKGIPKGEMVFSAVDIQKQFNYGSDANGRSIQTFNGYQLSQTVSIDSKDVAKVENLSRNITEIINLGIEFTSSPPNYFYTKLADVKHQMIADATKDAKQRAEKIAENAGAKLGNLKKATMGVTQITAPNSTEEYSYGGTFNTSSKDKEASITIKLEYQVN, from the coding sequence ATGAATAGATCTATCATTGCTATTACCATCGCTGCCCTCGGATTTATCATAGGACTTGGGCTTTTGGGAAGTGCCGTAAAAAATAGAAATAAAGCAGATAACACCATTTCGGTCACCGGATTGGGTACCAATAAATTTACTTCCGACTTAATTGCCTGGAGTGGAAATTTTTCTCGCAACAGTTTCGAACTCAAATCTGCTTATGATGAATTGGCAAACGATAAAAAAGTTATTGAGAATTATTTGATATCCAAAGGAATTCCAAAAGGTGAAATGGTTTTTTCCGCCGTGGATATTCAAAAACAATTCAATTATGGCAGTGATGCGAACGGCCGGAGTATTCAAACATTTAATGGATATCAGCTTTCACAAACGGTTTCGATTGACAGCAAAGATGTTGCAAAAGTTGAAAACCTCTCCCGAAACATTACAGAAATCATTAATCTCGGAATTGAATTCACCTCTTCACCGCCCAACTATTTTTACACCAAACTTGCCGACGTAAAACATCAAATGATTGCCGACGCAACAAAAGATGCCAAACAACGCGCAGAAAAAATTGCCGAAAATGCCGGTGCTAAATTGGGAAATCTAAAAAAAGCCACCATGGGTGTGACTCAAATAACCGCACCGAATTCTACTGAGGAATATTCCTACGGCGGAACTTTTAATACTTCATCAAAAGATAAAGAAGCGAGCATTACCATTAAATTAGAATATCAGGTGAACTAA
- a CDS encoding phosphoribosylpyrophosphate synthetase — translation MTENMLKESFGTLSETINALIKIGYVHDFNIHEECIVCHQENLKLLPSEFQIDKVYRFEGESNPDDQSILYVLSSPKFNVKGTLVNGYGISSDEETSKVIEKLLTHPTDNTPK, via the coding sequence ATGACTGAAAATATGTTAAAAGAAAGTTTTGGAACATTGTCTGAAACGATCAACGCGCTGATTAAAATTGGCTATGTGCACGATTTTAATATTCATGAAGAATGTATTGTTTGCCACCAGGAGAATCTTAAACTCTTGCCGAGCGAATTTCAAATCGATAAAGTGTACCGTTTTGAAGGCGAATCGAATCCGGATGACCAGTCCATACTTTACGTCCTTTCCTCGCCGAAGTTTAATGTTAAGGGAACTTTAGTTAATGGTTATGGCATTTCTTCCGATGAAGAAACTTCGAAAGTGATCGAAAAATTATTAACGCACCCGACTGACAATACTCCAAAATAA